A genomic region of Lysinibacillus sp. 2017 contains the following coding sequences:
- a CDS encoding aldose epimerase family protein encodes MLRQITQASFGEIDGFEVIETVMQNASGMRFASCTYGATITEIAVPNREGLIENVVCSFNQVKDYKQNPQFFGSTIGPFAGRLENSEIVIDGKTLQLKPNEGKHLLHGGSKGFHNALWTVETIERPDSLTTKYTLTYNEEFPGIIQMEVSFTLLETNEVVVTYKGSSSEDTFLNCTNHSYFNLSGNLKHPIHQHTLQFEAQSYIPIDEQGLPLGEPIAVAGTCFDFSAGSILQEILEQNDPQIQLASGGLDHPFLLNKGKIVLADEESGRRLSIVTQEPAVVIYTGNKMGKGYQFKNAPAQNFLGICIEEQNVPNSIKYPHYPSSFLAKGKLYQKKTYYKFEVVGVT; translated from the coding sequence ATGCTAAGACAAATAACACAAGCTTCTTTTGGTGAAATTGACGGCTTTGAAGTCATTGAAACGGTGATGCAAAATGCTAGTGGAATGCGTTTTGCAAGCTGTACGTACGGCGCGACGATAACCGAAATTGCAGTACCTAATCGAGAGGGATTAATCGAGAATGTGGTGTGTAGCTTTAATCAAGTGAAGGATTACAAGCAAAATCCACAATTTTTCGGTTCAACAATTGGCCCCTTTGCTGGTCGCCTTGAAAATAGCGAAATTGTTATTGATGGCAAGACACTTCAATTAAAGCCAAATGAGGGGAAGCATCTATTACATGGTGGTAGCAAGGGATTCCATAATGCGCTGTGGACGGTGGAAACGATTGAACGGCCGGACAGTTTAACTACGAAGTATACGTTAACTTATAACGAAGAGTTTCCAGGTATCATTCAGATGGAGGTTTCTTTTACACTACTAGAAACAAATGAAGTAGTAGTTACCTATAAAGGGAGCAGTAGTGAGGATACGTTTTTAAATTGTACCAATCATAGCTATTTTAATTTATCGGGTAATTTAAAGCATCCCATTCATCAGCACACGCTCCAATTTGAAGCGCAAAGCTATATACCGATTGATGAGCAGGGTTTACCGCTTGGAGAGCCTATTGCTGTGGCTGGGACATGCTTTGATTTTTCGGCGGGTTCAATATTACAGGAGATACTTGAACAAAATGACCCGCAGATTCAACTAGCAAGTGGTGGACTGGATCATCCGTTTTTATTGAATAAGGGGAAGATTGTTTTGGCGGATGAAGAAAGTGGAAGAAGGCTATCTATTGTAACGCAAGAACCTGCAGTCGTTATCTATACGGGCAATAAAATGGGTAAGGGCTACCAGTTTAAAAATGCACCTGCTCAAAACTTTTTAGGTATTTGTATAGAGGAACAAAACGTGCCAAACAGCATAAAGTATCCACATTACCCAAGCTCGTTTTTGGCGAAGGGGAAGCTATATCAAAAAAAGACATATTATAAGTTTGAGGTTGTAGGTGTGACGTAA
- a CDS encoding Gfo/Idh/MocA family protein, whose product MKKVKWGILSTADIAQTQVIPAIQRADNAEVVAIASRGAKVHDVAQVLNIPHAYESYDELLQDPEVEVIYIPLPNDMHKEWSIKAAEAGKHVLCEKPVVLLEEDLEDIIAAFSKHNKGFMEAFMYQFHPQHQRVKEILTSGEIGEVKLYKSSHSFYFEQREGNIRMDASKGGGALWDVGCYSLHALQYFLEEQVLSMSFKANFDETTGVDVTACGIIMFENDVMAIIDCSFDMTGRNEYEIVGTKGTVKVKTAFRPDVYSGDAQIIVTTGTTERVEHIQGDIYKLEVEYFSDKVLDGSSFEEQHKASRKTTKLLLQAYASLKDE is encoded by the coding sequence ATGAAAAAGGTGAAATGGGGAATTCTTAGCACGGCTGACATTGCACAAACGCAAGTAATTCCAGCGATTCAACGCGCTGACAATGCCGAGGTGGTAGCGATTGCGAGCCGAGGTGCGAAGGTGCATGACGTTGCGCAAGTATTAAATATTCCACATGCTTATGAAAGTTATGACGAGCTTCTACAAGATCCAGAGGTGGAGGTCATTTATATTCCGCTACCAAATGATATGCATAAAGAGTGGTCCATTAAAGCGGCTGAAGCTGGAAAGCATGTTTTATGTGAAAAGCCAGTTGTACTGCTAGAAGAGGATCTTGAGGACATTATCGCAGCTTTTTCGAAACACAACAAAGGCTTTATGGAAGCGTTTATGTATCAGTTTCATCCACAGCATCAGCGCGTGAAGGAGATCTTAACGAGTGGAGAAATTGGTGAAGTTAAGCTATACAAATCGAGTCATTCCTTTTATTTTGAACAACGTGAAGGTAATATTCGCATGGATGCAAGTAAAGGTGGCGGCGCATTATGGGATGTAGGCTGCTATTCATTGCATGCCCTACAGTATTTCTTAGAAGAGCAAGTTTTATCGATGTCATTTAAGGCGAATTTTGATGAGACAACAGGTGTTGATGTAACGGCCTGTGGCATTATTATGTTTGAAAATGATGTAATGGCAATAATCGATTGTAGTTTTGATATGACGGGACGCAATGAGTACGAAATTGTTGGAACCAAGGGGACGGTTAAGGTGAAAACAGCCTTTCGACCAGATGTCTACAGTGGAGATGCACAAATTATTGTGACAACAGGTACAACTGAAAGAGTTGAGCATATTCAAGGAGATATTTATAAGCTAGAAGTTGAATATTTTTCGGATAAAGTATTAGATGGCTCTTCATTTGAAGAACAGCATAAAGCTTCACGAAAAACGACGAAATTACTGTTACAGGCATATGCTAGCTTGAAGGATGAATAA
- the xylB gene encoding xylulokinase, whose amino-acid sequence MNYVLGIDLGTSAVKTCLMNELGHIVDEASFSYKLYHEKPGYSEQQPNDWVVGVTQTIQEITSRFSDEVAQIIGISYSGQMHGLVLLDENGSVLRPAILWNDTRTTAQCAQIIKQVGKEKLLSITKNPALEGFTLPKLLWVKEHEPEIFRKAKHFLLPKDYVRYVMTSEMQMERSDAAGTLLLNIEKNEWSAEIAEAVGIDVAICPPLIDATTEVGPITAQFAAETGLHPNTKVYGGGADNACGAVGSGIVKSGKSMVSIGTSGVLLSYEEVSDKDFDGKVHYFNHAVTDAYYTMGVTLSAGHSLSWFKDTFAKDCSFDELLQGAEAIRAGSNGLLYTPYLVGERTPYADSNIRASFIGMDTAHTPAHFAKAVLEGITFSLRDTLEIFRASGKEINEIISIGGGAKNPIWLQMQADIFNTTIYKLQNEQGPSIGACMIALVGSGLVASFEEAVEKCVAIDGKFEPIDENVKVYDEVYKVYTQIYAQTKSLNDALQSFR is encoded by the coding sequence ATGAACTATGTTTTGGGAATTGATTTAGGGACGAGCGCGGTAAAAACCTGCTTAATGAATGAACTAGGTCACATTGTGGATGAGGCTTCATTTTCTTATAAACTGTACCATGAAAAGCCTGGCTATTCTGAGCAACAGCCAAACGATTGGGTAGTTGGTGTGACGCAAACGATTCAGGAAATTACGAGTCGATTTTCAGACGAAGTAGCGCAAATCATTGGTATTAGCTATTCAGGTCAGATGCATGGACTGGTGTTATTAGATGAAAATGGTAGCGTATTACGACCAGCAATTTTATGGAATGACACGCGTACAACAGCCCAATGTGCACAAATTATTAAACAAGTAGGCAAGGAAAAGTTATTATCAATTACGAAAAACCCAGCGTTAGAGGGTTTCACGCTACCAAAGTTGTTATGGGTAAAAGAGCATGAACCTGAAATTTTCAGGAAAGCGAAGCATTTTTTATTGCCAAAAGATTATGTACGTTACGTAATGACGAGCGAAATGCAAATGGAGCGTTCAGATGCTGCAGGAACATTGCTATTAAATATTGAAAAAAATGAATGGAGTGCTGAGATTGCTGAAGCAGTAGGCATTGATGTAGCCATTTGCCCACCCCTAATCGATGCTACGACAGAGGTAGGGCCAATTACAGCACAATTTGCTGCGGAAACAGGGCTTCACCCTAACACGAAAGTATACGGTGGTGGCGCGGATAATGCTTGTGGAGCTGTTGGGTCAGGCATCGTAAAGTCTGGAAAATCCATGGTGAGCATTGGCACATCAGGCGTTTTATTGTCTTATGAGGAAGTATCGGATAAAGACTTTGATGGAAAGGTGCATTACTTTAACCACGCTGTGACAGACGCCTACTATACGATGGGCGTAACACTGTCAGCAGGGCATTCTTTAAGTTGGTTTAAGGATACTTTTGCGAAGGATTGTTCTTTTGATGAATTACTACAAGGAGCAGAAGCAATTCGAGCGGGTAGCAATGGGCTTCTCTATACGCCTTATTTGGTAGGGGAACGTACGCCATATGCGGATAGTAACATTCGTGCAAGTTTTATCGGTATGGACACAGCACATACACCAGCACATTTCGCCAAAGCTGTGTTAGAAGGCATTACGTTCTCCTTACGTGATACGCTAGAAATTTTCCGTGCCTCAGGTAAAGAAATTAACGAAATTATTTCAATCGGTGGCGGTGCAAAAAATCCAATATGGCTCCAAATGCAGGCAGATATTTTTAATACCACAATTTATAAATTACAAAATGAACAAGGGCCAAGCATCGGGGCTTGTATGATTGCCCTTGTTGGCTCAGGATTGGTTGCTTCCTTTGAAGAGGCGGTTGAAAAATGTGTAGCAATCGACGGAAAGTTTGAGCCGATTGACGAGAATGTAAAAGTTTACGATGAAGTTTATAAAGTTTACACGCAAATTTATGCACAAACAAAATCATTAAATGATGCTCTGCAATCATTTCGTTAG